One segment of Ziziphus jujuba cultivar Dongzao chromosome 12, ASM3175591v1 DNA contains the following:
- the LOC132800116 gene encoding putative disease resistance RPP13-like protein 1: MALELVAGAFLSASLELLFSKMDSWEVVDFIRGKKIRGKKIEEGLRKLKTMLLTANQVLNDAERKQITDGAVREWLQELKDAIYDAEDLVSEINNEALRSKLEANQSRRRKILLKVRKVRNFLPSRFDVKKVEERIANIISTLQFILEQKDGHRLIEGVETRPFRRISEATLVKESDIYGRDDDKEAIMKLLLSDHHVGGDKICVIPIVGMGGIGKTTLAQLVYTGIDNKIMEKPFDVKAWITVSEESDVFTLTKMIYQAVTESENCSITETFQLQKKLEQLLDGKKILLVLDDIWNVNYQTWCALKIPFDSAANGSKIIMTTRNENIASKIGNVPKHELQTISDEDSWQLFSKHAFSSVEPTAYPDLLEVIGRKIVKKCKGLPLAVKSLGGLLHLELDPKAWENILESDIWELPQQENNILPALWLSYYYLPPRLKRCFAYCSIFPKDYTIEKGKLIRLWMAEDLLQPQRNKPLEEVGNEYVKDLVSRSFFHVSSFDGLTMHDLLNDLAQFVSGESCLTLDDNYSWGIMTKKTRHLSLLMHQSYDIKKLRAGCENKVLRALLVLDAGSISKEQYDKSFPQLQSMQYLRVLSMPKNSFTHRNPLSTKVFDSMGGLTLLRYLHLSGSEIKKVPDIICSLYNLQTLILHFCLELSQLPDTIDNLMHLRYLDLSRSAIRRIPDRVCNLHDLRTLKLNGCRQLTLLPSNITMLSNLQHLDIDGTSLREMPPQLSNLKSLESLGQFAVGKNIESNIKELSKFQNLGGKLCITNLENVVNVEDVSEANLKDKKLIRELLLEWKGDSTQDSHEAWKVLETLQPHTANLEYLEIRNYKGRSFPGWIGHPSFSCLGSVELSNCKNCCWLPPLGQLPSLGSLSIRGFDMVERIGNEFFYDGFSSVDSKPFKSLCSLSFSNMPRWKEWSLMGCSKESCGGVFLNLEGLWFSDCPELNGACIPDYLPSLTHLSIIQSSDDLVGSLSRCECPSLDKLYLRCCHTMKSFPQGRLPSHIKSIQIDECSELVSLSEEGWPCHLNSLDISQCEKVSGGNLRRLVSLTSLKLQCLPNLKSLDGIGHLVSLGELYIYSCDQLQCLVEEDEGLPTSLTSIKLSNLPNLKSLNANAFRNLTSLQSLMITRCEKLLCLPEERLPQSLSVLDIRGSNLLIPRCQKETGEDWPKIAHVPRIIYTLEDLKDIR; the protein is encoded by the coding sequence ATGGCTCTTGAACTGGTTGCTGGTGCTTTCCTCTCTGCTTCACTTGAGcttttgttttccaaaatggATTCTTGGGAGGTCGTTGATTTCATTCGTGGAAAGAAGATTCGTGGAAAGAAGATCGAAGAAGGGCTCAGGAAGTTGAAGACCATGTTATTGACAGCTAACCAAGTACTGAACGATGCTGAGAGGAAACAAATCACTGATGGAGCTGTGAGGGAGTGGCTTCAGGAGCTCAAAGATGCAATCTACGATGCAGAGGACTTGGTTTCTGAGATCAACAATGAAGCTTTGCGATCCAAGCTGGAAGCTAATCAATCTAGAAGACGGAAAATTCTGCTCAAGGTACGCAAGGTACGCAACTTCCTACCATCTAGATTCGATGTTAAGAAAGTAGAAGAGAGGATAGCGAATATCATTAGCACCCTGCAATTTATTCTGGAACAAAAGGATGGCCATCGTTTGATTGAAGGTGTCGAAACCAGACCTTTTCGAAGGATATCTGAAGCTACTTTGGTTAAAGAATCTGATATTTATGGGAGGGATGATGATAAGGAAGCCATCATGAAGTTGCTGTTATCTGATCATCACGTGGGTGGTGATAAAATATGTGTAATTCCCATCGTTGGCATGGGTGGGATTGGCAAGACCACCCTTGCTCAGCTTGTTTACACGGGTATTGACAACAAAATCATGGAGAAACCTTTTGATGTCAAAGCGTGGATCACAGTATCTGAGGAATCTGATGTATTTACCTTGACAAAAATGATTTATCAGGCTGTTACTGAATCAGAAAACTGCAGTATCACAGAAACATTTCAACTTCAAAAAAAACTAGAGCAGCTTTtggatggaaaaaaaattctccTTGTCCTTGATGATATATGGAATGTGAACTATCAAACTTGGTGTGCATTAAAGATTCCATTTGATTCTGCTGCAAATGGAAGTAAAATCATCATGACAACACGCAATGAAAACATTGCATCGAAGATTGGTAATGTCCCAAAGCATGAACTGCAAACGATATCGGATGAAGATTCTTGGCAGTTATTTTCAAAACATGCTTTCAGTAGTGTAGAGCCAACAGCATATCCAGATCTTTTGGAAGTAATTGGTAGAAAAATCGTAAAAAAATGCAAAGGTCTACCTTTAGCAGTAAAGTCACTAGGTGGTCTTTTGCATTTGGAACTAGATCCCAAGGCTTGGGAAAACATACTAGAGAGTGATATATGGGAGTTACCTCAACAAGAGAATAATATTCTTCCAGCTTTATGGTTGAGTTATTACTATCTGCCTCCACGTTTAAAACGATGTTTTGCTTATTGCTCAATATTTCCTAAAGATTATACAATTGAAAAGGGAAAATTAATTAGACTATGGATGGCAGAAGATCTTTTGCAACCCCAAAGAAACAAGCCACTAGAAGAAGTTGGAAATGAATATGTTAAAGATCTAGTATCGAGGTCATTCTTTCATGTTTCCTCATTTGATGGACTTACCATGCATGATCTTCTGAATGATCTTGCTCAATTTGTATCAGGAGAATCTTGTTTGACGTTGGATGACAACTACTCATGGGGCATTATGACAAAAAAGACTCGTCATTTATCACTTTTGATGCATCAGTCCTATGATATCAAGAAACTAAGAGCTGGTTGTGAAAATAAGGTTTTGCGCGCTTTGCTAGTATTAGATGCTGGTTCTATATCCAAAGAACAATACGACAAAAGTTTTCCACAATTGCAATCAATGCAATACCTAAGAGTGCTTTCTATGCCTAAAAATTCATTTACACATAGGAATCCTCTTAGTACAAAGGTTTTTGATTCAATGGGTGGTTTAACGCTTTTACGGTATTTGCATTTGTCTGGTTCTGAAATTAAAAAAGTACCTGATATAATTTGTTCATTGTACAATTTGCAGACACTAATACTGCATTTTTGTCTTGAACTTAGTCAGTTGCCAGATACGATTGACAATTTGATGCATTTAAGGTACTTAGACTTATCTCGTAGTGCAATTAGAAGGATACCTGACAGGGTATGTAATTTGCACGACTTGCGTACTTTAAAGTTAAATGGTTGTAGACAGCTTACTCTTTTACCATCCAATATCACAATGCTAAGCAATTTGCAACATCTCGACATTGATGGGACAAGTTTAAGAGAGATGCCACCACAACTCTCAAACTTGAAAAGTCTGGAAAGTTTAGGACAGTTTGCTGTAGGCAAAAACATCGAATCCAATATTAAAGAGCTAAGTAAATTTCAAAATCTGGGTGGTAAATTGTGCATTACAAATCTTGAGAATGTAGTAAATGTTGAAGATGTTTCGGAGGCCAATTTGAAGGATAAGAAGCTTATTCGTGAACTGCTCTTGGAGTGGAAGGGTGATAGTACTCAAGATTCACATGAAGCATGGAAGGTACTTGAGACACTTCAACCTCACACGGCTAATCTAGAATATTTGGAAATCAGAAATTATAAAGGTAGAAGCTTCCCAGGTTGGATAGGACATCCTTCATTCTCTTGTTTAGGTTCTGTGGAGCTATCTAATTGTAAAAATTGTTGTTGGTTGCCACCTCTGGGCCAGTTACCTTCCTTGGGATCGTTATCGATTAGAGGATTTGATATGGTGGAGAGAATAggcaatgaatttttttatgatggTTTTTCTTCAGTTGACAGTAAACCATTCAAGTCGTTATGTAGTTTAAGTTTTTCGAATATGCCACGATGGAAGGAGTGGTCATTGATGGGATGTAGCAAAGAGAGTTGTGGTGGAGTTTTCTTAAATCTCGAGGGTCTCTGGTTTTCAGATTGTCCAGAGCTAAATGGTGCTTGCATACCAGATTATCTTCCATCCTTGACACATCTTTCAATTATTCAAAGTAGTGACGACCTGGTGGGTTCATTATCAAGGTGTGAATGTCCATCGCTTGACAAGTTGTATTTAAGATGTTGTCACACAATGAAGTCGTTTCCTCAAGGGAGATTGCCTTCCCACATTAAAAGTATTCAGATAGATGAATGCAGTGAATTGGTGTCATTGTCGGAAGAGGGTTGGCCATGCCATTTAAACTCACTTGATATCAGCCAGTGTGAAAAGGTTTCGGGAGGCAATCTGCGGAGGCTCGTTTCTCTTACTTCTCTGAAGCTACAATGTCTGCCAAACCTCAAATCCCTAGATGGGATTGGACACCTCGTCTCCCTTGGAGAATTGTACATTTATTCATGCGATCAGCTGCAATGCCTGGTAGAAGAAGATGAAGGGCTGCCTACCTCTCTCACTTCTATCAAGCTCAGTAATCTTCCAAACCTCAAATCGCTAAATGCCAACGCCTTTCGAAACCTTACCTCCCTTCAAAGTTTGATGATTACTCGGTGCGAAAAGCTCCTGTGCTTGCCAGAAGAAAGGCTGCCACAATCTCTTTCTGTGTTGGATATCAGAGGCTCTAATTTACTAATTCCACGGTGCCAGAAAGAGACAGGGGAAGATTGGCCCAAGATTGCTCATGTCCCTCGCATAATATATACACTTGAAGATTTAAAAGACATACGGTGA